A window of Solanum stenotomum isolate F172 chromosome 9, ASM1918654v1, whole genome shotgun sequence genomic DNA:
AAAGGCAAGTGTGGGTGAGTTTAAAAGAGGGTAAAAGCCATATTAAAAGTGTGATACTTaatcatttattcttttttttagatgTCTAATTCAGGTGGTGATGAGGAAAGGGCTCGTTTAGAAGCTGAGGTCAAAGGAAGGAACGACTTCACCCTTCAAGCTATGCACCAACAATTTGAGAGATGGACCCTTCAATTTCAAGAGATGAGGGATATGATTATCGAGCAGAATGACACCATAGCTGCAATTAGGAGGGAGAATAATGTTGTACCCCCAAATAATGTTAGACCCCAAGTTAGAAGGAATGTACCCCATATCCCTTTTGTAAATCCtgaatatgataatgatgattttgatgttgaatttaATCTAGAAAGAAGAGATAGGAGGGGACAAAGAGGTAGAGTAGAAgatgataatataaatagtataaagatgaagatgccATCTTTCAAGGGGACAAGGGATCCAGACTTGTACCTTGATTGGGAGAGACGAGTTGAAGCCATCTTTGATTGCCATAACTACTCTGAGGGTAAGAAAGTTAAACTTGCTGTTGTTGAGTTTTCTGATTATGCTGCTTCTTGGTGGAAAAAGCTTGCTAGGGACAGATTGCAAGAGGAGCTACCACCTATTGCTACGTGGGCAGAGATGAAGAGGGTAATGAGGAAGCGATTTATTCCATCATACTTCCAAAGAGATCTACAATCTCGCCTTCAACGCTTGAAGCAAGGCTCCATGTCGGTGGATGAGTACTTCAAAAGCATGGATATGGCTATGATCCAAGCTAACTGcatggaggaagaagaggctACAATAGCTagatttttaaatggtttaaataCAGAAATAGCTAATGTAGTAGAGATACAACAATATGTAACTTTAGATGAGTTAGTTGATTTGTctgtaaaagttgaaaaacaaattgagaaaaagcaGCAAAATAACTCATGGAGAAGTCGACCAAACACTATCTCTAAGAAGCCATGGTCAACTCAAGAGGGGAAAGCTCCTTCCAAACCTCAAGATGAtagaggtaaaggtaaggttGAGGAGGGAGGTAAAACCTTTAATCCTAAATCTTCTAAACCTTCAAGTTCTATTCAATGTCACAAATGTCATGGAAGGGGGCATATGATGCATGAATGTCCAAGTAGAAGAAACATCCTACTTAGAGAGAATGGAGAATATGAGAGTGAAAAAAGTGagggggaagaagaagagggagaagGTGTAAGTGAGGAAGATGATTTGGAACTGCCTAATGATGGTATAATTGGGGTGGTTAGGAGAATTATGACTATCAATTTGGGTAGTGTTGATGAAGGGCAGAGAGAGAATTTGTTTCATACTAGGTGTGGGATAAAAGGGAAGACTTATTCTATGATTATTGATGGGGGAAGTTGTGCAAATGTGGTGAGTTCATACTTGGTGGATAAACTAGGAATTGCATGCATGAAGCGCTCTACCCCATATAGGCTCCAATGGTTGAATGATTGTGGAgaagtaaaagtaaacaaacaatgcatgatttcattcaATGTTGGTAGGTATGAAGATGAGATTCTTTGTGATGTAGTTCCAATGCAAGCATGTCATGTTTTACTTGGCCGACCTTGGCAGTATGATAGGGATACTACTCATCATGGGAGAAAGAATAGGTATAGTCTTCTGCATAATGGTAAGAAGTATACTCTTGCACCATTATCTCCTTCTCAAGTGTTTGAAGATCAAAAACGATTGAGGGAAACAATGGGAAAACAAAAGGGAGAGGTAAAAAGTGAGcttgagggaaaagaaaaaggccaagagatagaaaaaaagagagatggccgagagaaagagagagagggcAGCGATCTAAGTAAAGAGGTAAAAGAGGGtgtgagtaaaaaaataaaatgttttggtgagaggaaagaggctaaggaaaagaaaaatgagagccTTTATATAAAAGCCAAAGAGTGTTTGAATGCTAGGAGAGAGGGACTGCCCATAATACTACTTACTTACAAAGAagtattgattaattttgaacaaCTAACTCCTTCTTTGCCAAATagtgtttcttctcttttgcagAATTTTGAAGATGTTTTTCCTGATGACACTCCAAAGGGATTGCCACCTTTGAGAGGGATTGAGCACCAAATAGACTTTGTGCCTGGGTCTCAACTTCCTAATAGGCCTGCCTATAGGAGCAATCCTGAAGAGACCAAAGAATTACAAAGGCAAGTTGAAGAATTGCTTGAAAAGGGATTTGTTCGAGAGAGTATGAGCCCATGCTCTGTTCCAGTCCTATTGGTCCCCAAAAAGGATGGAACATGGAGGATGTGTGTAGATTGTCGAGCCATCAACAAGATAACGGTAAAGTATCGCCATCCTATCCCTCGTCTTGATGACATGTTGGACCAACTGTATGGTTCcaaaatcttttctaaaattgatctaaagAGTGGTTACCATCAGATTCGTATGAATCCTGGAGATGAATGGAAAACTGCTTTTAAGACCAAATATGGACTTTATGAGTGGTTagttatgccctttggcttgactaatgcaCCAAGCACTTTTATGAGACTAatgaatcatgtttttaaagatttccatggaaaatttattgtggtgtattttgatgacatcttgatcttttctcaaaatctggATGAACACCTAGAgcacttaaaacaagtttttgaagttcttAGAAATCAGCGCTTATTTGCTAATCTCAAAAAGTGTACTTTCTGTGTGGATCGTGTGGTTTTCTTAGGTTTTGTGGTCAGTTCTAAGGGAGTTGAAGTAGATGATGAGAAAATCAAGGCAATAAAAGAATGGCCTAAACCTAATAGTGtaactgaagttaggagttttcatGGACTTGCTAgtttttataggaggtttgtgCGAGACTTTAGCACCATTGCTGCTCCTTTAACTGaagttattaaaaaagataaggTTTTTACATGGGGAAAGGAACAAGATGATGCATTTAACTTGCTGAAGGATAAATTGTGTTCTGCTCCTCTTTTGCAATTGCCTGATTTTTCTAagtcttttgaagttgagtgTGATGCCTCTGGTAAGGGCATAGGTGCAGTTTTGATGCAAGACTCCAAGCCAATTGCCTACTTTAGTGAAAAGCTAAGTGGAGCAACattgaactactcaacttatgaTAAGGAGCTATATGCCTTGGTGAGGGCGTTAGCTACATGGCAGCACTACTTGTGGCCTCGAGAATTTGTGGTCAAGACTGATCATGAGTCATTAAAATACttgaagagccaaggtaaactTAGTCGTAGGCATGCTAAATGGGTAGAGTTTATTGAAACTTTTCCTTATGTAATTGCTTACAAACAAGGAAAGGAGAATGTGGTTGCTGATGCACTCTCAAGAAGGTATGTTTTGATCTCTACTCTTACTTCAAAGTTATTGGGTTTTGACCAAATCAAGTTCCTCTATGCTAATGATTCTGATTTTGGTGAGATTTTTGCTGAATGTAAGTTAGGtccttttgagaaatttaatcttcaagatgaatttctattcaaggaaaataaattatgtgttcctaactgCTCGTTGCGTGAACTATTTGTTAGGGAAGCACATTGTGGAGGGCTAATGGGACATTTTGGTGTACCCAAAACACTGGAAATACTTTCTGAACATTTTTATTGGCCTAGCATGAGAAaggatgttgaaaaagtgtgttctTATTGTCTTGAATGTAAACAGGCTAAGTCTAGAACATTGCCGCATGGTCTTTATACTCCTTTACCTGTTTCTAATTCCCCTTGGATTGATATTTCTATGGATTTCATATTGGGGCTGCCAAGGACTAAGTATGGTAAGGATAGTATATTTGTGGTAGTAgatagattttctaaaatggCTCGTTTTATCCCATGTAAAAAGACTAATGATGCATCTCATGTGGCTGACTTGTTTGTAAAGGAAGTGGTTAAATTGCATGGAATACCTAGAACTATTGTTAGTGATAGGGATGCCAAGTTCTTAAGTCACTTTTGGAGAATTCTTTGGGGAAAGTTGGGAACTAAATTGCTATTTTCTACATCTTGTCACCCACAAACGGACGGGCAAACGGAAGTGGTTAATAGAACTTTAGGGAACATGTTGAGGGCTATTTTGAAAGGAAAGTTGACTTCTTGGGAAGATTACTTACCTATTgtagaatttgcttataataggACCTTCCATTCTTCTACTGGTAAGACTCCTTTTGAAGTTGTATATGGATTCAACCCCCTTACCCCCCTTGATTTATTGCCTTTGCCTACTAATGATTTTGCTAATCTTGATGGTAAGAAGAAGGCtgatatgatgaagaaaattcatgaacaaacaaggcttgcaattgaaaagaagaacaagGAAGTTGCATTGCGAAGGAATAAGGGCagaaaatatgttgtttttaaacCTGGTGACTTGGTTTGGGTGCATATGCGAAAGGAAAGATTTCCTTCCAAAAGAAAGACCAAACTAGATCCTAGAGGAAGTGGGCCATACAAAGTCCTTGAAAGGATTGGAGACAATGCTTATAAACTTGATCTTCCTGGTGAGTTCCAAGTTAGTGCTACTTTTAATGTTTCTGATCTTTCCCATTTTGATGCagatttgaattcgaggacgaattctcttcaagaagaggggaatgatagcatccaaggaagctctactccattgaaggacaaggatgacgctttagaaactccaaggaggcccataacaagatctcaaaccaaggagttcaatgataagctcaatgggcttcaatcgctgatccaaaggtttcttattggggaagaagagctcaagcccaagggagaggaattgtccaaatgctacaattatttggtggcccaaattcaagcccaagatgaggaattttaaggtccaatttcgtgcaaaaaaggtcaagaagagtccaagaatcagccacaacaagagttgctttctgcccaagttttgagagaagactagtcaaactttccaagattgtcaagattcttttcctagttgggatttaccttatttatttatttatatataggttattaatattttccttagtctatttatggtctcctaagtaccatttaatgctttcctagaagtactaaatttgttcctagttagattactttatttcctttctagagtaggattccttgtaattgtttttttagggtttggcttcttggacgtttttcccttctcctatatataggagtccttttcattcattaaagacaatttagattgatattaataatatttgagagagttctttgaacctttgtgacttgttctttgagaatttatctttaaacctttactagtttcatagtttaaggtataaagtaacttcttcttgtgatatctttggtttctttttggtattctttagaaggtgattagtttctacatactaattattgtctttagttactcataaagcggtcaagatctgaatctatcgttttgattcgttttctcaagtaaaggcgttagatttcttccataaatctatacgttgttacttggatcttttcaaggccttagaacatctaatccttggaaattcgtggatctttcctttgaatttcccatatctttagttagttttttttgtttcttttctttgtgcttccgcattctaatattcaattctctatttgtgatctcccttaaccttgctgttatcaaGTCCTATaaccccactcctactaagtaaattcaccaagaagtcatagtatagcCCATGtatcattcattatcattaattTTGGGAAGAATAGCATAatcgacataaaccatgtgagctacattgAATTCGGTGTCGTGTAACCTCGCACCGAAGAAGGTGtcttacttgcctaaggtaggattAAGTGTATAGCGtctaggtggatccattagctaagtcctatgttggcacacaattatgggatagggagattcaTTTTAGAAACCCGCCCTATTGCATTGGAGGAGGGGCTTCCATATCACGAATTTACTTTGGATGACCGTCACTATTGCCTTGGCGGAAGGGCCTTTacctcattgtccatatccactcggttctAAGCATAAATTAccaaattatacattattaaGTCTTGAATTGCATTTATATGTATGAAGGAATGCTCTATCCCTCATTCAATACAACCCatcaaaatagctcatagattcactaaaggtgagaatgtactttcaaccttagaatcaacatTAGTGTGTGAGTAAGACTTTCACATTACACTCATAGTATTTATCATGAGAAatagactttcaatcaacacaatacatcatcatcatcctagacTATTCATGCATCAATAGGTGTAAGGGTAAGAGAAAATCAAtactttcaacaataccatacTTTAGACATTAGTAATAGGAGATttactttctaagtgaatcaatAGGTTATACACACCAttcatcaacatgtacaaaccctaGCAATTTACTACTTTTAAAGACCatgaatcatgtctcacaataACACCTAAAGATACTACAATAGGCATgaacaaaacaagattcaataactaaattcACATAGAAACAATTTATAGTaatcatcttgcatcaatacacccatcaccACACATaaaattggggtcatgggggTGTTCATGGGTTCAAGGGGAATTTTACAATGAATATCACCATTAAATATCAATTCATCcataatataatgcaattaacataataaaattgtttttaggaagaacccatggttGGAATataaaccctagtttttgaacaatatatcaatttcaaaatcaagagttgaagggcttcatggagaatgatgttccatgaatcaagtttcccataccttaattgaagcTTTGCCCACGAATTGGAGTGGATAAGATTGATTCTTGAGCCCTAACCTTCAAGTTCTTGGAGTTCTTCAATTGAGTTTTGAGAGAGAATGTTTTGAGAGGGAAATGGGTTTTTGATTTTGAGAGGTGTGAGTTATGAAAGTTAAAAGACTTGttttaatacttaaaaatactttaatatagctaaaacaaataaatataaccGCCCCTAcctttaattaataaatgaggaatttatgaacttaccCCCACTATGGCCTAACCCCAAACCATCTTTTGTAGGTTAGGATCCACGGACCATATCCATGGATCGTGGATGGGTCCATGGCCCATCCTGCATGGGGGTGGTTTGGTTGAGAGAGGGGTCATGTGAGGCCTTGGTGAGGAGACTAAGTCTTAACTCACGAGACCAATCCACGAGGCGTGAGTTGGTCCACAGACCGTAATGCACACTCGTGGATTAGGGCTTTGGCTAGGAAATTTAGAGGGTTCTTGGTAGTAACCAAGTGTTGAATAacgacccccacctacggggtGTGAGTCAACCTACGCCTCGTAGGTTGCCCCTCGTGAATGAGGCTGTTTTGCACAGCTTGTTGGACCTTACCTTGGGTCCTCCTCATGGACCCTTGGGAGGGTCCTATGGGAGTTTTGCCTTGACCTTTAGGCACTAGAACCCTAGTATTAAGTTAGGAAACTTACTTTATACCTTTAACCTTAGGATTAGACTTCATTAGGCTACTAGACTACacattaggctctagtttaggTCATTCGATTTCCgggttgttacattatctcccccttgggaacattcctCCCCGAATGACGACCAAGCACCAAACTAAGTTAGAAACactagactagcagcccattatgcatgagCATAAAAACGAGGAAAACTCACAATGCACTATTCACCATATGCAATACTCAAAAGGTGGAAACTTAAACTCCATTTCACAACA
This region includes:
- the LOC125877453 gene encoding uncharacterized protein LOC125877453 — its product is MRDMIIEQNDTIAAIRRENNVVPPNNVRPQVRRNVPHIPFVNPEYDNDDFDVEFNLERRDRRGQRGRVEDDNINSIKMKMPSFKGTRDPDLYLDWERRVEAIFDCHNYSEGKKVKLAVVEFSDYAASWWKKLARDRLQEELPPIATWAEMKRVMRKRFIPSYFQRDLQSRLQRLKQGSMSVDEYFKSMDMAMIQANCMEEEEATIARFLNGLNTEIANVVEIQQYVTLDELVDLSVKVEKQIEKKQQNNSWRSRPNTISKKPWSTQEGKAPSKPQDDRGKGKVEEGGKTFNPKSSKPSSSIQCHKCHGRGHMMHECPSRRNILLRENGEYESEKSEGEEEEGEGVSEEDDLELPNDGIIGVVRRIMTINLGSVDEGQRENLFHTRCGIKGKTYSMIIDGGSCANVVSSYLVDKLGIACMKRSTPYRLQWLNDCGEVKVNKQCMISFNVGRYEDEILCDVVPMQACHVLLGRPWQYDRQNFEDVFPDDTPKGLPPLRGIEHQIDFVPGSQLPNRPAYRSNPEETKELQRQVEELLEKGFVRESMSPCSVPVLLVPKKDGTWRMCFVVSSKGVEVDDEKIKAIKEWPKPNSVTEVRSFHGLASFYRRFVRDFSTIAAPLTEVIKKDKVFTWGKEQDDAFNLLKDKLCSAPLLQLPDFSKSFEVECDASGKGIGAVLMQDSKPIAYFSEKLSGATLNYSTYDKELYALVRALATWQHYLWPREFVVKTDHESLKYLKSQGKLSRRHAKWVEFIETFPYVIAYKQGKENVVADALSRRYKFNLQDEFLFKENKLCVPNCSLRELFVREAHCGGLMGHFGVPKTLEILSEHFYWPSMRKDVEKVCSYCLECKQAKSRTLPHGLYTPLPVSNSPWIDISMDFILGLPRTKYGKDSIFVVVDRFSKMARFIPCKKTNDASHVADLFVKEVVKLHGIPRTIVSDRDAKFLSHFWRILWGKLGTKLLFSTSCHPQTDGQTEVVNRTLGNMLRAILKGKLTSWEDYLPIVEFAYNRTFHSSTGKTPFEVVYGFNPLTPLDLLPLPLVWVHMRKERFPSKRKTKLDPRGSGPYKVLERIGDNAYKLDLPGEFQI